GGTGCGCGACTGGCGGGTGACGGGCCGCAGGATGTCGACGTGCGGGATGTCCTGGAGCGGCCCGAGATTGGCCTGCGGCCGCGAGGTGCAGCCGCCGATCAACAGCACCGGGACGCGGGCGAGCGAGGCGTTGGCGACGCCGGTGACGCAATTGGTGACGCCGGGCCCGGCGGTCGCCATGCAGACCCCGAGTTCCCCGGTCAGCTCGGCATGGGCATGCGCCATGTGGACGGCGGCGCCCTCGTCGCGCACGTCGACGATGCGGATGCCGAGGCGGGCGCAATGGTCCCAGATCGGCTGGATGTGGCCGCCCTGGAGCCCGAACACCCGATCGACGCCCCGCGCCTTCAGGAACTGCGCGATCCAGGCGGCGCAGGATTGCCCGTCGGCGTTGAGGTCCTGGACGGTGGCCGGTTGGCTCATGGGTTTCCCTCCCGTTCGTGTCGTTGTTCGCGCTTTCGGCGCGCCATGCTCGCCTAGGAACTTGTTCCGGGTGAGGTGGGCATCCTTGCAGAGCGGGTACAAGCGCAACGGCTGAGAGCGTGACCCCCTCCCCCCTCTGCGGAGCAGGTCGGGAGAGGGGAGCCACGCGTCCGGATGAGGCGGAACCGTTCTGACGGGCGCCCTCTGGAACAGCGTCGCGCTGCCCCTCTCGGCGGGACTTCGTGCCGCTGCGCTCGCATCCGCTCGCCACCCTCCTCCGCAGAGGGGGAGGGTCACGCTCTCGGCCGTCACTCCGGCACCGCGCAACCTCCTGTGTCGTGGACCGTAGGAGACTACAGCCCCCTACCCCTCCCCCCGCACCAGCCTGTCCTTCAACTTCCGGTGCAGGTTCTTCCCCGTGGCGGTCCGGGGCATCGCTTCGTCGGCCATGAACGAGACCGTGCGCGGGCGCTTGAAGCCGGCGAGACGGTCCTTGCACCAGCCGAGGATGTCGGCCTCGCTGGCCGAGGCCCCGTCGCGCAGCACGATGACGGCGTGGACGCGCTCGCCCCAGGTCTCGTCCGGCAGGCCGATCACCGCCACGTCGTGCACCGCGGGATGGCCGCCGAGCAGGGCCTCGACCTCGGACGGATAGATGTTCTCGCCGCCCGAGATGATCATGTTGCTCTTGCGGTCGACGAGGTGGATGAAGCCGTCGGCGTCGCGCCGGGCCATGTCGCCGACGGTGCAGTACTCGCCGCGAAACGCCTCCCGGGTCTTCTCCGGCAGCTTCCAGTAGCCGTCGAACAGATAGGGGTTCGAGCAGAACAATTCGCCGGCCTCGCCGTCCGGCACTTCGTTGCCGGCCTCATCCAGCAGCCGGATCGGCGCCGAGCCGACGCATTCGCGGCCGACCGAGCCGAGCTTGGTGAATTGCTCGGGCGGGTGCAGCATCGTCGCCCAGCCGACCTCGGTGGCGCCGTACAATTCGTAGAGCCCGGAATTCGGGAAGAACTCCATCACGGCCCGCTTGGTGTCGGGCCGGGCCGGGGCCGAGGAGATCATCAGCCGGGTGATGCGGGTGAGGTCGTAGCGCGCCTTCGCCGCCTCGCTGAGACCCAGCATCATCGCGTAGTGGGTCGGCACCAGGGAGGTGAAGCTCGCCCCG
This sequence is a window from Methylobacterium sp. SyP6R. Protein-coding genes within it:
- a CDS encoding class I adenylate-forming enzyme family protein, translated to MRDVLTPGQMLAVQARLQPDRIGARDLERAMTFRQWNGRACRLANALLGLGLRKGERVAVLAYNCVEWLEIYAAMAKAGLVAVPINFRLVGGEVRYILEDAEVSALILQDELAGTIEEIRADLPVAESRVVWFGRTPCPAGFSDYEDLIGKAREDEPGIAIDPADPWMLMYTSGTTGKPKGAIRSHRGAAMLSMITEIELGIHRRDSALLVMPLCHANSLYFFGAFSYCGGVTSVYSRKSFDPEHCVRALSEGGASFTSLVPTHYAMMLGLSEAAKARYDLTRITRLMISSAPARPDTKRAVMEFFPNSGLYELYGATEVGWATMLHPPEQFTKLGSVGRECVGSAPIRLLDEAGNEVPDGEAGELFCSNPYLFDGYWKLPEKTREAFRGEYCTVGDMARRDADGFIHLVDRKSNMIISGGENIYPSEVEALLGGHPAVHDVAVIGLPDETWGERVHAVIVLRDGASASEADILGWCKDRLAGFKRPRTVSFMADEAMPRTATGKNLHRKLKDRLVRGEG